CAGGTGACAGAAGGCGTGTACGTGGACCCAACCCTTCCCCGAGCCACAGTCTGATTTCTCAAGTCCATCGGCCTGAGATCTCGGTCCAGAGCCTGCAGGCAGGCGGCACGCTGCCCTAACAGACCACACTTGCCTTATTCCTTGAGGAAACCCGCCCTCTCTCCACTGGTTTGCTGCATTTCTATGCCTGAGGACCTGTCCCTGGGGACTGTGGTCCCGGCAGGAGGCAGGCGCTGGAGGGAGTCTCGCCAAGTTCCGGAAGGAACCCGCATCCACACCGCGAGCACAGCCTCCTGGGAGACGTGGGAAGAAACTGCCTGCGTCCCGTGACCTCTGTGCAGGTCGCCTCGGCGACCACCACAGAAACAGGCCACAGCACAGTGAGTGTCCCTCTGGTGCTGCCTTCAATTCGTAAAAAAGCGCCCTGGCCATTGCGGGTTCCATCCCGGttggggtgcgtgcgggaggcaaccaaccgatgtttctctcattcggatgttctctctccccccttccctctctctctcaaaaaacaataaaaacgtACCAAGCGAGGACACACAACAAGCACGTACCACCTGCGGCGTTTACACACACACTGCACGACACTCAAGACCACAGCAACCACCCACCCACCGTGCGGGGACCTGAGAGCTGGAAGAGCCCTAGAGCCGTGGAAAGGCCCCCCACTGAGATTAGCTGACGGCCTCACCACAGCGCTGTGCGCGGGGAGACCAACTGGCCAGGAGGATCCCCGACAGCCCGAGTGAGTCCTGGTGCTGGACGGGGAGTGGCAGCCCCTTCGGCTGCACCTGCCAGCAGGCGGCCTCGGGCAGTCACCAGAGGTGCTCACTCACCACCAGACTCCAGGGCGAAGTCCACCATGCCGGTCTTGTCCTGGGAATACAGCTTGAGCGCGTTGTTCACGATGACGCGAGCTTGCTGGGCGGAGGCAGCGCGGGAGGGGACCCAACCCAGGGGAGGGGAGACAAGGCTACGTGTTAGCGGCGGGCGCGGAGCCTGCGTTTCAGGGAGAGCACGGGCAGGGAGCTATGTTGCGGATGAAGGCATGGGGATGTCTGGGAAATCCAAACTGCAGCCTGCACCCGGCGGGGCCACGCGAAGGGCGTGGGAGGGCGCCCACCCTGCCCACAGGGCTCCCaccgccccagcccctggcacacaGAGTGGTGGCCACGGAGGTTCAGAGCAGGCACTGCGGCCTGGTTCCGCGATGGGAGACACTGATCCTCAGGTGTGCGGCTCCAGGCAGCCAGACTCTGGGACAGAGGTGAGCAGAGTAGTCCTCCCAGCAGCAGGGCCACCTGGGCGCCCACCTCTCACCTCCCTGGCTGGCACCTGCCCTGGCACCACCTGCCCGGCACTCATCGCCCTCGccagtcccctccctccctccccacctaccGCTTCTGTGATCCCAGAAGTCCCCTCCGAGGTCACCGCGGCCATGATAGCTTCAGAGGTTGGCCCCTGTCTTGTCACAGAAATGTGGTGGGTGATGTTCTTCAGTATCTGCAGCTCCAGCTCTCGCAGCAGAGCCTGCAGGTCGGCCTTGCTGACGAACCGCGCCGACAGCTTCTGCAGCAGCCAGTCCAGGGAGCCGTCCTGCTGGTCGTTGGAAAGCAGGAGCCTGACGGTCTCTCGGACTTGGGCATCGACCTAATAAAATCACGAGGACAGACGAGAAATGACGCGGCTCTGTATGCCCCGCCCCTTAGATACGATGGCAGTGTCCCCCAGCTCTTCAGGTCCATCATGGAAATGCTGCACAACCCCCAAACCcctttcatgtttttattgacttcagaggaagggagagacagaaacatccatgatgagcgagaaccatggatcggccgccccctgcacgccccccccccccccccccgggatcgAGCGCCCAACCCTGAGCGGAAATCAAACCGTGGACGCCTGTTCCATAGGCTGCGCcgagccactgagccacgccggccgggtgaCCCCCCGGTTAAATGTAAGAACCCCAGACAGGCTGGAGCAGATCAGAGAACACGTGTGGGAGGGACGCGGCGTAAGCGGGGCCTGTGCCTCGGGCGGAGGAGGAGACGCCGCCGTGTCCAGCCTGGCCCACCCAGCACTGAGGCCCCCGGGTGAGGGCACAGAGCACTTTAAATGTAACTGTTTCCAGAAACGCCCACAGGCACGACTGCTCCGCACACTTCCGTGCCGAACGGGGCCCgggcagcagcgggagcaggTGCTCCACACTCCACGACCCGGGAGAGACTAGGCTCAGAGGAGGCTCACCTTCCCGAGGACCGTGCGGGCCTCCTCACAGCTGCTCCTCAGAGGCCGCCAGGCCGCCATGTCTGACCGCAGGCGCTCCAGCTCGCGCTCCAGCTGCGCCACCATGGACAGCAGGCGCTGCTCCTGCCCGGGCGCGCTGgcggttggggtggggggaggacaggCTCGGTGAACTCGGGAGAAGTGCGGCCCCAGACACAGTGGGTGACGTCAGCCTGCGCCTCATGCACAGGAGCTCCACACACTCAGGCCGGGTCCCTGAGGGTCCCCCTCGCCCAAGGGTGCACCTGCCCCACGTGTGCTGATGGGGGCGACCgccagacacagacacacagcacACGGGTCCAGCCCGGCCGCCAGCCagatagacacacagacacaccacagacacacagacacacacacacagacacagacacagacacacacacacagacacacacacacagacacacagcacACGGGTCCAGCCCGACCGCAGGCCAGACACAGCAGCCCGAGGGGACAGGGTCCCCAGTTGAGCCTCAGGAATCACTGAGCAACGAAGGGTGAAGTACTGTATTTAGACAAcctggagggcgggggagggctggCTGTAGAGGGGTGCACGGGGCGCAGTGAGGAGCCCAGGACCTGCTGAGGCACCAGGCTGTTTGGGCAGCAGAGGGACGGCTAGAAGGGCGGGAGCCCTGCTCTGAGGGGCCGGCTGCAGTGTGGTGCAAAGGCCGTTTCACACGCAGGCCCTGCCCATAGGACAAGGGCTGAGCTTCAATGCCCACGTGCCAGAGATCTCCAGGCACCGCGCCCCCGTACTGTGACATGAGCCTGGGTTTATCTGTGCCCCGAGGGTGGCCCTCCAAGCACTCCAGGTCAAAGGGGTGCCCTGCCCTTGGGGTGCTGTGAGGAGAGCAGCAGACCCAACAGGCCCTTCCCAGGAAGACACACAGCTCTGTGTTCCTCCGGAGCTCGTCACCCCAGGGGGCAGCCCCACGACACGACGAACCTGGCGCCTCTGAGCCTCCTACCTCTCTGTCCTCAGCTTGGTCTGCTCCAATTCCTTCTGGATGGCCTAGAAGGTACGAGAAACCATCTGTTTTCACGATGCCATGCTGGCTTTTCATGAAGCCACCCATGCGGTGAACTACACACACCTAAGTAGCGTAAAGCCACAGGTCTGCCTGGGTGCCTCCCCtacagccccagcccaggctgccgGCTGGAGGGGAGGGTTTGCTTTCAGACACTGAGAGAGAAGCAGTCACACAGGAGCAGCTGGTGCATGTCCCACAGCCGCGGCTCCggaccagcccagggccctggcggtcacctccatggcagcacagGACAGgaacgcccacgcccacgccaaGGAGGGTGGCAGGGTCTGCTCAAAGCGCAGGCGCGGGCTCTGTGCCAGGCGGACAGGCCTTCTCGCAGCCTCAGGCCCAGGAGACAGGTGAGCCCTGCCTCCGCAGCAGGACTTCTCCCACCTGCTGGGCGGGCCTCACCGCTCTGACTCCGTCGTGGCtgtgccctgcctccccctgggtCAGCTGACAGCCTCCTGTTatgtcctgctctgtgccagccCAGCGCCTGGCCTCGGTCCTCTGTCTCCATCAGCATCTGAGACACAGACTTTCCCTCCAGAAACTGACTTCTCGTCTGCACACAAGGTGCCTCTGGAGGTGGCTGTGACAAACGGGAGGCGCAGACTCGGCCGGCCCCTGGCGTCTGCAGCCCTGACCGATCCCTGGGTGCAGGCCTCCCCTAGAAAGACACCTCGGACCATGAGCTGGACATGCTCATGAAGCATCACGGCCACACACGGAACCTCCCAGGGAAACCCTGGAGCCGGCAGCAGACGCCCCGAAAGGGCACTTCCAAGGCCGGGGCGTGCGAACACCGGCCCTCGTGGCTCTCACGTGGGAGAGCACGTTGCCGAGGCCACAGCGACGAGAAGGAGTACCTCCACCTTTCCCGCCAGCTTCCCCAGAAGGTCCTCCACGTCTGAGATGCGCGAGAACTGCTCGTGGTGGGCGGTCACCGAGTCGGCCTTGGAGAGAAATGAGGACAAATGGTAGAGAAAGGTAAGCGACAAATCAACAAAACCCTGGCGTGTTATTTCCACACAAAAGACCCGAGTATGGAGAGCGTCTGGTCACCACGTGGCAGAGCACCTGGAAGGCTCACCACCCACCAACCAGGCTCTCGTCTCCACCGCCGCCGGAGACCAGAGACCGTGCCGGCAGCTCAGGAGAAAAGACACCCACGTGGCTGCCTCTGACAAGCTGGGGTTCCCTCTGGGGTCACCGTGACCAGTGCTCAGGCAAACGTCGGAGGTGGCCAAGAACAGAGGGCCAAGCGTACTGAGCCAACCAGACTTAGATCTCGACTCCAGAGAGACGGGCCCTGCCTTTTCTAcatgtcattttcttctttaaagagaaagcaaaagagccATATGCACGAGGGGCGGCCTGCTGGCCACCCTCTTGTGTGGGAGCTCCCTGTGACGAGCGTCCGTGCCGGGAGAGCACTCGGGCCTCAGCGAGATGCTCGGGGGACCCGGGCTCTGGGTGGGACTCTGAGCTGTGACCAGTactgctgcccccccccgcccccctcccccctggagCCACGCCCGCTGCGCACATGTCTAATGACTTGGTGTCCTCAGGGAAGAGCCGCCAGCCCACCCTCCGCACACTGATGCCGACGCCCTAAGGTCCAAAAGGaagagcagggccaggcccacGCTGTGTCCTCCCGACCACGGCCCCAGAGGGAAATGCCTCAcctgggagcccagcagcccACTGGCTCCAAGGTCCTTCAAGTGCTGCCCCACCATGCTTGTCACCAGGGAGGACACCCCGGCACCCCCGTCGTCCATCTGGTCCACCCGCACTTGCAGCTTCTGGAGCGAAGCTGTCAGTTCTCGAAGCTTCTCGTCGCGGCTCTGACACTGTCCGGACAGAGAGGTCACCTGCCTCTCCACCTCACTCATCCAACGCCAGGGCGACGGCTCCGCAGCACCCTAAAGTAGGAAGGGGACGTTCCCACAACAACGCGAGTGAGACATCAAACCGGCATCAGGTAACCTCACTACTGGGCAGGCCAAAGCCAaaagcagagccctggccggggtggctgtGGCTGGGGTCACCCTGTGCACCAAGGTGTCGCCACTTCATTCACGGCCGAGGCACGTGCCAGGTTTCGGGAtccacccagtagggggtgtgcgggaggcagcccatcgatgtgtcactctctttctctctcccttcctctctctctaaaaatcaaaaaatctttaacaaccccccccccaaaagctCCAAGACAGAATATTACAGCAAAATGTCAACTATAACGCACACAGATACATGAAAGGAAACTATGCAAACATGCCCGTTAGTGGAGTCCCCACATGGCAAGCTAGTGGTGGTGTTCGCTttcctctctgtgctttctgtATTTTCCGAGCAATGAGCACTCTATTCTTCAAGTTAAATTAACTGGATTAGGAGGTTACTTTACAGATGCATTATCTGTACTATTTCAGAGCATTTAAGGAGCttgatatttaaaagtatttcttaaaACAGGGCTCCCCTGCACCTGCAATGCCAGGTGAGGGCTTTTAATTGGTTACCTCTGGAGGCTGGCTCAGGTGAGAAGTCTCAGGTGTGAACATGTCTTTGGGGTCATCCACTCTCTGTGTTCTGAGGGTGTGTGTCCAGTTGAacacaggcaggagggagaggaagccgccctggcctcgTAAGGAAAGGCCGGCACCTTGAAGGAGAGAAAACCACGCGGTCGGCCCAGGCACACCCGCCTCCCACAAAGGGCACTGATGCCAACGCTCAGGAAGCACCTCCCGATGTGGGTAGTCACAGCTTACTCACCGAGCAGGAGGAGCAGTGGGATGAGCAAGATGAGAAACTTGCAAATATCCCGAAGGCACCTAGGAACCCGGAAAACATTTGCCGTGAGGAAGCACAAGGCAGGGTCCCCGTTCACTTGACCTCTCCAGGTGACACCTCCCGCTGCCCCCGAGTCCCTGAGGAGCCCACAGAAATGCAGTTAGTTTCCCCACCAGTGTGTCTCCACTACAGGAGCCCGGCCTCTAAGGGGTGGCTTGGGCCCACGTCAACCATCACACACGGGCCACGCTGGGAGcacggcggggggagggggctggcgggAAGGGGGGGCGCCTCGCTCATGGGCCCCCAGGTAACCTGGGCCGTGGGAGCTGCCCCAGCACTGACAGGGCCTCTTCCCTCAGTGACCCTCCCGTAAGAACATGAAAGCATTTCGTAAAACATGAAATGACACGTGAACGTAGGGCTTTAACATACCATACTACAAGACTATAAGTATAAACTAAAtcattataaaacaataaatcaaATGATGTCCTACAATTAGCACAaaatcagtttgtttgttttttgttaatcctcacccaaggatattttcccattgatcttctaaagcagtggttttcaacctgtgggtcgcgacccctttggcggtcgaacgaccctttcacaggggtcgcctaaggccatcctgcatatcagatatttacatgacgattcctcacagtagcaacatgacagttatgaagcagcaacgaaaataattttatggttgggtcacaccatgaggagctgtatttaaagggccagaaggttgagaaccactgttttagagagactagaagagagaggggaagacagagagaaacatccatgtgaaagaaacacatcgatgggttgcctcctgcggGCACCCtgacagggcccaggccagggaggagcctgcaagcaaggtacatgcccttgaccggaatcgaacctgggacccttcagcccacaggctgaagctccatccactgagccacactggctagggctcaaaatcagttctttaaaacacacagcgGGTGTGATGTCAGGTCCTTACCTTGTAAGAAGAAACACGTTCAGCCAAGAAATCAAAGTCACCAACTGGTACCATCCGCTCCCCAGCCACCAGAACAGCCCAGAGGCTGCTGTCCCTGAAAGAGGGCACACAGACCGTCTCGGGGAGTGCTCTCGGGAAAGCCAGGCTCCTAAGCGAACCGTTCAGTGACAGCCAAGCTGGGAGCACCGGGAAACTGACGGACAGACGGACAGTTCAGGAGCAGGTATGTTAAGGGGTGCTGGTCAGCACAGCAGGAATCCACACGCTCCAACATGGACAGCAGAGGCTGCAGCCACACAGAGTGCTCATCAGCACACCAGACACGACTGGGAGGGGACCCAGAGCATGCATCTCAGTTACGGCCGAACCAGGCGGCCAGACACAGGACAGAGCCCATGCACCAAGCCCAGAAGGAAGCTCGCCACAGGGGAGCAAGCACGGGCCAGGCGGGGGTGTCCGTGGGTTAGGGGAGTCGTTCACTGCCGTGTTAGCCGCCCAGCCCGGGAGAGTGAGCCCAGAGCCAGCATAACCACCTGGAGCCGCCGCGGCCAACCAGAGGGCCGACCACACGGCCTGCGACACAGACcgccctgcagcgccgatcctcCACAGCGCCCGCTCCGCGACGTGACCTGCGGCAGACAGACGCGTGCggggcacactcacacacaagcCCCCCAGCACCCGCTCGCCACAGCGACCACACGGCAGAAAACACCTGCTGGTCTGATTTTACCCCAATTCTCCCCTGAGGAACTCGACTCCCttctcaagaaaaacaaaaacaaagcatcGAAGCAAGACACTGACATGAACTCAGGAGAGGCTGCTGTGTGaacgcctccctccctcctgcccgcgGGCGCAGACGGGACGCCCGCCCGGGAGGCCATGGCGGGGCAGCTGCGCACAGACTGGCGGCGGTGTCTGCCGGCCTCACACGGACAGAGGTACGCAAAACCCCGCAGACACCCGTTAGCACGCTCAGCTGAGACAGGACCACTCGGGACCAGATGGAAACCAACGGGCCACCGCTTCCCAGTGGGAGGGCTCTGGAGCACAGCGGCACGGGGTGCGAGCAGCACACACACAGCGCCATGTCACAGTGCACATCCCGCACGACACAGCTCCAAAGCCATCCTGCTTCGTTTTTAAGTGATTGTTGAGTTATCCACTCCTATTAGCACGTGTGTGCCGACTCCTGAAACTATTACGTAATTCCAACACGGCCGATATGCAAAGAAATATGGTTTAAGAGGGTTTTAAAAGTCGACtgttttatgtttattaattaaCAGTTGACAACTATTTTCGAAgctcagctttaaaaaaaaaaaaaaaaaaaaaagctgccctAAAAAGGTGCCCCTTTACCAAGAAACTTACAGCTACAAACCGGAGACCCCGAACTCCACGGGCACCTCCCTGCTGCCCGGGGCGGGGCAGACGGCCGTCGTTGAGCAGGATGCGTTCCCACACCAGCCTCTGCTAACCCTTTCATTAAACCTCAAGTAAgttcttttttcattcatttaattcatACTAAATACACTTACAAATACGCTTTCAAGAGAGAGAGTCTCCATACTTTAAACCAAAGTTAGCTCAAATCCTGTCTTTTTTTAATGGGCATCTGGATCCCAAATGTGGACAAGGACCAACAGGCATTTGTGGAGAACATGACAAGAATGGAGCAGAGTGAGAGACAACCTGCACGAGACAGGATGGGCCGCGTGGTCCCTGCTGCCCTCTCTGTCCTGGAGGACCACAGGGAGGTGGCTGTGTGGGTTTCGAGGTGCTCCGTGCCCGTCCCCCGATAATCATCGCCTGCGGGTGGTGGTGACAAGCAGTTAATGTGCAAACCCTGTCCATTCGAAAACTGTGCACAACAATGGCAGTTTGAAAAAATGAGGAAACTCGattatgaaaaagagaaaagacaaagccaatgAAGCTGGTGGCATGAGCTTCTATCGTTAAGGATTCAGCAGCAGCTctggccgcccccacccccgccagggaGGCGCGAGTTCACGGAGTGATGCCCCGTGTCAGGGGCCTGCGTGTGACCTGGGGCTCACCCGAGAGCAGGTGCGGGACGGGCCATACTTACACGACTCCCCATTTACACTGAGGCCTCCGTCCTCTCTGAGAAACTCTGTTACTGTCCTCCTCCCACAGGGATCGGAACGAGCTGCAACACACGCAGAAGAGGCTTAGAGAGCTCCGCGTTCCAGCGCCTCCTCGGCCCAGGAGCCGGGCAGGCAGAGCACACGTGCGCCACCGGCTCAGCACAGCTGGGGGCTCGCTCAGGCAGGAGCacaggagacaggaagagagtTTCAGGCCCCCTAGCTAAACAGTGCGCCCACCAACACAATGCACAGGGGCCGCCTAAATGCATCCAAACATCGTTCTAAATGCCATTCAAATAagttgtttttgctttaaaagaGAATCAGAAACTGagcatattaaatttttatttaaaaggtggCTTAAAgccctggccgtgtggctcaggtggttggagcgtcCTCCCGTACACCCAAAGGGTGGGGATTCGATTCcaagccagggcacatgccaggcaactgatggatgtccccccctctctctcctccccactgcccctctctctaaaaacgaAAATAAATCCGTAAGCATATCCTCgcatgaggatttttaaaaagtgacttaagccctagccagcttggctcagtggatagagcattaacctgcggactgaagggtcccaggttcgattccggccaagggcatgtgcctgggttacaggcttgatccccggaaggggcgtgcaggaggcagccgatcaatgattctctctcatcattgatgtttctctctctctttctcccttcctctctgaaatcaataaagaaatatatttttttaaaagtgacttaaaaatgtttaaacacTGGTCAACTGTCAGAAAACGGAGCCACACACAAAAGACAGGAAGCCCTCCGCCAGCTCCCAGAGGAAAGCCTGAGCCCGTGCGAGCAGCAGCGTGAGCGCCACGCGGGAAAGGAGCGCTGTCTCCACCTCGAAAGCATTATTtggtggaaaaaagagaaaaaacgtATTGAAGTACCTTGTGAGTCATGGCTTTCTGACTTATAGCTTTCTGATTCACGATCTTTTGATTCATAGCTTTTCAATTTGGAATTTTCTGATTCATAATTGAGCTTCATTAAAACCACTTGAAAAAGTTGCACTAAGAATGATGAAAAGGATGACGAAGTGTACGTGGCCAGCCACAGAATCCTATCCACGTAGAGAGACGCACCGCCTATCAAAAAACCGTGGACACAGTTAATTGCCTCCCACAAAGCCAGCATTTCCTCCCCGACAATCAGAGCCAAACCATTCGCGTCAAGCAAACCAGAATCGCTTTGTAAATGGACACCAGACAACACCTGGGGAAGGTGACAACAAGGGCACTGCCGGGAGTGGACCGCCACCCTGACGAGGCGGAGCTGCCGCCACGAGTCTCTCTCTGGCCATCTTCACACGAGACCCCGTCTGAGCTCACCTCACCCACTGCTGCTCACACACATGCTCCTCCTGCACTGCCGCCTGGAGGACGGATGCCAGGGGAGGCCAGCGCACCTCCCAGGTCCTTGCCACAGCACTCGAGGGGCCCAGACAGAGGCGCTGTGCACTCACGGAGCCGCTGCACCAGGCCTTGTCGCACAGCGCGCCTCCATCAGCGCCTGGGCTCCAGGACACACGGTGGGACCCTGACACGTTCCCTCTGTGGCCCTAACATGCGTGGGGGGGTACGCTAAAGGTTCAGTTGCTAGAAACCTTTATTCCTGGAAAAGCTTCTTCACGTCACTGAGGGTGGGTGAGCACCTGCCCCACCGGGCGAGCGCACCGCCCACTGGAGACCACCCGGTCTGCGAGGAGGCGCTCTGAACCTCGGCTCACACTGCCCTGTGCAGAAAAGCCTTAGCGACTCAGACGacgggcaggaggcagcgggctgggggggagggggttggagtcattttaaaaaagtaaaagtagccgaaccggtgtggctcagtggagagagcgtcggcctgcggactggggggtcccgggttcgattccggtcaagggcatgtacctgggttgcgggcacatccccactggggggcgtgcaggaggcagctggtcgatgtttctctctcatcgatgtttctaactctctatccctctcctttcttctctgtggaaaatcaataaaatatattttttaaaaaaggaagtaaaattaaaaaaaataaataaataaaaatagagcttTTTTGCAAACGGCTTTGTGAAGCAGTCGACCCCGGGGGCTGGCACTTCTCTAAGAGCCTGTTACGCTGCCTGCACTCTGAACAGAGGCTGGAAAGCAGAGCCATTTATTAAGAGGTAACGCAGGGTCAGGCCCCCgataaaaaaacaccaaagtcCCAATTTCCACCCATCAGactgaaaaatgtttaaagtatgaAAATATGAAGAACTGGCAAGTCTCTGGGCTGAGACCCTCCTAGAGCCGCAGGGGGACAGTGACCGGGTCAGTGGGATCCCGGGACGGCACCTGCAGGCAAGATGCCCGCGGCCAGCCCCGAGCTCCatcacccattgtcttcactatcagagaatGTAAACAAGGAGCCCGgatgctggtgaaccttgagccctggcaagggccagagctatgcactgattgtttagtccagacaatggggctcaagctatttcctgaccaaacagtctcagagtaaatccttctaatatttaccgacctttaagatagtctgtctgttactgcaATTACCGGTGTAAGGCctagatgtgtatccaaaattaaataaaaggttggcaaggcTTGGGCACAAAGGGACGTCCTTTCCCTTGCATTGGGCTttccgcctggcccccaatatttccaaattattatttttcttgtcttgtcTGTCATTTACGCgcggcccttctccagatcccgaaccctgaaccagGCAGGACGTGGACACACAGCACAGCTGAGCCTCAGTGTGGCAGCCTGCAGGGTGGGGACAGGCAGTGCTGCCAGGAGGCCAGGACACTGGGGCAGA
The sequence above is a segment of the Myotis daubentonii chromosome 5, mMyoDau2.1, whole genome shotgun sequence genome. Coding sequences within it:
- the SUN1 gene encoding SUN domain-containing protein 1 isoform X1, with amino-acid sequence MDFSRLHIYTPPQCVPENTGYTYALSSSYSSDALDFETEHKLDPVFDSPRMSRRSLRLATTACSTEGGQAGDADSCLGSTASLKDRTARTAKQHSSASKLAFSVNRPSRHVAAGQSSGLQGAACLRPPVLDESLIREQTKVDHFWGLDDDGDLKGGNKAVVQGNGKVAADAAWSNGYTCRACTLLSERQDTLPTHGASSRVYSRDRSQKRGASLYVDRILWLATYTSSSFSSFLVQLFQVVLMKLNYESENSKLKSYESKDRESESYKSESHDSQARSDPCGRRTVTEFLREDGGLSVNGESCDDYRGTGTEHLETHTATSLWSSRTERAAGTTRPILSRAGHVAERALWRIGAAGRSVSQAVWSALWLAAAAPGTAASGLFWWLGSGWYQLVTLISWLNVFLLTRCLRDICKFLILLIPLLLLLGAGLSLRGQGGFLSLLPVFNWTHTLRTQRVDDPKDMFTPETSHLSQPPEGAAEPSPWRWMSEVERQVTSLSGQCQSRDEKLRELTASLQKLQVRVDQMDDGGAGVSSLVTSMVGQHLKDLGASGLLGSQADSVTAHHEQFSRISDVEDLLGKLAGKVEAIQKELEQTKLRTESAPGQEQRLLSMVAQLERELERLRSDMAAWRPLRSSCEEARTVLGKVDAQVRETVRLLLSNDQQDGSLDWLLQKLSARFVSKADLQALLRELELQILKNITHHISVTRQGPTSEAIMAAVTSEGTSGITEAQARVIVNNALKLYSQDKTGMVDFALESGGGSILSTRCSETHETKTALISLFGIPLWYFSQSPRVVIQPDIYPGNCWAFKGSQGYLVVRLSMEIHPTSFTLEHIPKTLSPTGNITSAPKDFSVYGLENEYQEEGQLLGQFMFDQEGESLQTFPVPKRPERAFQIVELRIFSNWGHPEYTCLYRFRVHGDPVK
- the SUN1 gene encoding SUN domain-containing protein 1 isoform X6, coding for MDFSRLHIYTPPQCVPENTGYTYALSSSYSSDALDFETEHKLDPVFDSPRMSRRSLRLATTACSTEGGQAGDADSCLGSTASLKDRTARTAKQHSSASKLAFSVNRPSRHVAAGQSSGLQGAACLRPPVLDESLIREQTKVDHFWGLDDDGDLKGGNKAVVQGNGKVAADAAWSNGYTCRACTLLSERQDTLPTHGASSRVYSRDRSQKRGASLYVDRILWLATYTSSSFSSFLVQLFQVVLMKLNYESENSKLKSYESKDRESESYKSESHDSQGDDYRGTGTEHLETHTATSLWSSRTERAAGTTRPILSRAGTAASGLFWWLGSGWYQLVTLISWLNVFLLTRCLRDICKFLILLIPLLLLLGAGLSLRGQGGFLSLLPVFNWTHTLRTQRVDDPKDMFTPETSHLSQPPEGAAEPSPWRWMSEVERQVTSLSGQCQSRDEKLRELTASLQKLQVRVDQMDDGGAGVSSLVTSMVGQHLKDLGASGLLGSQADSVTAHHEQFSRISDVEDLLGKLAGKVEAIQKELEQTKLRTESAPGQEQRLLSMVAQLERELERLRSDMAAWRPLRSSCEEARTVLGKVDAQVRETVRLLLSNDQQDGSLDWLLQKLSARFVSKADLQALLRELELQILKNITHHISVTRQGPTSEAIMAAVTSEGTSGITEAQARVIVNNALKLYSQDKTGMVDFALESGGGSILSTRCSETHETKTALISLFGIPLWYFSQSPRVVIQPDIYPGNCWAFKGSQGYLVVRLSMEIHPTSFTLEHIPKTLSPTGNITSAPKDFSVYGLENEYQEEGQLLGQFMFDQEGESLQTFPVPKRPERAFQIVELRIFSNWGHPEYTCLYRFRVHGDPVK
- the SUN1 gene encoding SUN domain-containing protein 1 isoform X12 — encoded protein: MDFSRLHIYTPPQCVPENTGYTYALSSSYSSDALDFETEHKLDPVFDSPRMSRRSLRLATTACSTEGGQAGDADSCLGSTASLKDRTARTAKQHSSASKLAFSVNRPSRHVAAGQSSGLQGAACLRPPVLDESLIREQTKVDHFWGLDDDGDLKGGNKAVVQGNGKVAADAAWSNGYTCRACTLLSERQDTLPTHGASSRVYSRDRSQKRTAASGLFWWLGSGWYQLVTLISWLNVFLLTRCLRDICKFLILLIPLLLLLGAGLSLRGQGGFLSLLPVFNWTHTLRTQRVDDPKDMFTPETSHLSQPPEGAAEPSPWRWMSEVERQVTSLSGQCQSRDEKLRELTASLQKLQVRVDQMDDGGAGVSSLVTSMVGQHLKDLGASGLLGSQADSVTAHHEQFSRISDVEDLLGKLAGKVEAIQKELEQTKLRTESAPGQEQRLLSMVAQLERELERLRSDMAAWRPLRSSCEEARTVLGKVDAQVRETVRLLLSNDQQDGSLDWLLQKLSARFVSKADLQALLRELELQILKNITHHISVTRQGPTSEAIMAAVTSEGTSGITEAQARVIVNNALKLYSQDKTGMVDFALESGGGSILSTRCSETHETKTALISLFGIPLWYFSQSPRVVIQPDIYPGNCWAFKGSQGYLVVRLSMEIHPTSFTLEHIPKTLSPTGNITSAPKDFSVYGLENEYQEEGQLLGQFMFDQEGESLQTFPVPKRPERAFQIVELRIFSNWGHPEYTCLYRFRVHGDPVK
- the SUN1 gene encoding SUN domain-containing protein 1 isoform X10, with the protein product MDFSRLHIYTPPQCVPENTGYTYALSSSYSSDALDFETEHKLDPVFDSPRMSRRSLRLATTACSTEGGQAGDADSCLGSTASLKDRTARTAKQHSSASKLAFSVNRPSRHVAAGQSSGLQGAACLRPPVLDESLIREQTKVDHFWGLDDDGDLKGGNKAVVQGNGKVAADAAWSNGYTCRACTLLSERQDTLPTHGASSRVYSRDRSQKRHVAERALWRIGAAGRSVSQAVWSALWLAAAAPGTAASGLFWWLGSGWYQLVTLISWLNVFLLTRCLRDICKFLILLIPLLLLLGAGLSLRGQGGFLSLLPVFNWTHTLRTQRVDDPKDMFTPETSHLSQPPEGAAEPSPWRWMSEVERQVTSLSGQCQSRDEKLRELTASLQKLQVRVDQMDDGGAGVSSLVTSMVGQHLKDLGASGLLGSQADSVTAHHEQFSRISDVEDLLGKLAGKVEAIQKELEQTKLRTESAPGQEQRLLSMVAQLERELERLRSDMAAWRPLRSSCEEARTVLGKVDAQVRETVRLLLSNDQQDGSLDWLLQKLSARFVSKADLQALLRELELQILKNITHHISVTRQGPTSEAIMAAVTSEGTSGITEAQARVIVNNALKLYSQDKTGMVDFALESGGGSILSTRCSETHETKTALISLFGIPLWYFSQSPRVVIQPDIYPGNCWAFKGSQGYLVVRLSMEIHPTSFTLEHIPKTLSPTGNITSAPKDFSVYGLENEYQEEGQLLGQFMFDQEGESLQTFPVPKRPERAFQIVELRIFSNWGHPEYTCLYRFRVHGDPVK